The sequence TTCTTTTTTTAACTTCGAACATTTAAACATTCAAACTTTCTCCCGCTCAGGCTTCTTATATGAAGGCGGGATCCCGCTGGCGTACTTAAATTACAAAGCGGGAAAACATTTAAACAACATCTTTCAAGAGATTTCTCTGGATATCAATGAGCTCTGCAATTCCCTTTTGAGCTAGCCCCAAAAGCTTATCCATCTGTTCTTTATTGAAGGTCTTGCGTTCGGCAGTGCCCTGGATTTCTATAAATTCTCCTTTGCCGGTCATTACGATATTCATATCTACTTCGGCCTTGGAATCTTCTTCATAATTTAAATCCAAAAGCGCATTGCCGCTGACCACCCCTACACTGGTAGCTGCCACAAAGTCCTTAATGGGAATCTTATTCAACTGGCCGTCTTTTTTGAGTTTATGCAGGGCATCGGCAAGGGCGATAAAGCTTCCGGTGATGGAGGCAGTGCGTGTTCCTCCGTCGCCCTGAATAACATCGCAATCCAACCAGATAGTGCGTTCGCCTATGGGTTTCATATCGATGATCGCCCTTAATGAACGGCCCACCAGCCTCTGTATTTCATAGGTGCGGCCGGAATCTTTGCCGCGGTGAATGCGCGTCTGGCAGGAACGCGGGAGCATGCCATACTCCGCGGTTACCCAGCCTGTGCCGCTGCCTTTTAAAAAAGGCGGCACCGAATCTTCGATAGAGGCGCTGCAGACAACGCGGGTATTACCCAGCTCTATTAAACATGAACCCTCTGCGTACTTAAGAAAATTACGGCTGATCTGCACCTTCCTTATTTTATCCAATCCCCTGCCATCTAAACGCACCATCATCTCCTCGCTTTCTCACTTAACATTTGAACTTTTAAACATTTTCCCGCTATGACCTCTTATATTAGGGCGGGATCCCGCTGGCATACTTAGATTACAAAGCGGGAAAACTTTTAAACTTTATAAAGACTCTTTCCTGTTGCGTCTATCCCCACAATTAACGGAAAATCTTTCACCTCTAATTTATAAATTGCCTCCGGGCCCAAATCCTTGTAAGCAACTACGGTAGATTTTTTAATATATTTTGACAAGAGCGCGCCGCATCCGGCATAAGTCAAAAAATATACTGCCCCGTATTTCTTTATGGCCTGTATTACTTCTCCGGAACGCCTGCCCTTGCCGATCATAGCCGATACGCCCTTTTTCAATAGTGCCGGCGTAAATTCATCCATTCGGCTGCTTGTCGTGGGGCCGCAGGAGCCGATAACCTTACCCTTAACAGCGGGGGTAGGACCGCAATAATAAATTACCGCATCCTTTAAACCTGGAAGCGGCCTCTTCTCTTGTATTAACCTCTTATGCGCCTGGTCCCGGGCAGTATAGATAATCCCGCTTAATAGAACTTCCTCGCCTCTTTTTAATTCTTTAATTTTTTCTCTGGTTAAGGGTGTATTTATTTTTTTCATTCTTAAAATGGGACAGGTACAATCTTAATTTCGCACCAGGTGCCCGATTGAGTTTGTACCAGGTGCGATTATATGGTTTTGGGGGCGCTGCGTAAAGCGTGACAGCTGATATTTACCGCTACAGGCAGACCGGCGATATGCGTAGGATATGTCTCGATGTTTACTCCTAAGCAGGTAGCCGCGCCGCCTAAACCCATGGGGCCGATATTCAATTTATTGATATTATTTAGTAAATCTTTTTCTAATTTGGTCGTTGGTCGTTGGTCGTTGGTCGTTGGTTTTCTTAATAACGCTTTCTTGGCTAAAAACATGGCGTAATCCGCAGTGCCGCCGATACCCACGCCTACAATGTAGGGCGGACAGGCATCCGGGCCTGCTGACTTTACTGCCTCCAGAATGAATCCCTTGATTTCATTGATGTCCACCGTAGGATTAAACATTTTTAGCTGGCTTTTATTTTCACAACCAAAACCCTTAGGCAAGACAGTTATTTTTAACCTCTTGCCCCTGACAATCTCGGTATGGATTACCACGGGAGAATATCCGGGCTTACCCCTTAAGAGCGGATTATTAATTATAGAATTTCTCAAGTACCCTTTCTTATATCCTGACTCTACGCCTCTATTTACTGCTGACTTTAAGTCTCCGGAAATTTTTACCTCCTGGCCGATTTCTAAAAAGACAACCGGTAATCCCGTATCCTGGCAGATAGCCAATCTTTTTCTCCTGGCGAGTCCAGCATTAGCCATAATCGCTCCTAATATTTTCTTGGCGCGCTTATTTGTTTCTTTCAAAGAGGCGATTTTGAGTTGCTTAAGGACATCCTTTCTTAAAACCGTATTCGCCCTGATGCATAATTCAGAAACCGCGTCCCTGATTTTATGGGCCGGGATTATTCTCATTCCTTCTTATACTCCCTGATAATGCTGGTGGTTATTCCGCCGCGGGGGTTGAATACACCCTTAATCTTTACCCAGCGCGGTTTACAGGCAGATACGAAATCATCCAGCATCCGATTAATCACATGCTCGTGGAAGATGCCGATATTACGGTAGAATATGGCGTACATCTTAAAAGACTTTAATTCTATACAGTATTTATGCGGCACGTATTCAATGCTAATATTGGCGAAATCCGGCAGGCCGGTCTTAGGACAAATGCAGGTAAATTCCGGGACCTCCAGGCAAACGGTATACAATTTGTCCGGATACTGGTTCTCCCAGACCTCTATGACAGGGGCCTTTAATCTACGGATATTTTTTTGCCGGCCTTCGTAACTGCTGGTTTTCTTAGCCATATTATTTTATCCCTATTCTCGCGTGCAGCTGCGGGATGATGCAGCTGGTAATATCATTTTCGCTGGCAATACTCTTAAAAGAATCTAATTTTGCGCGCATGCTATTTTCATCTTCATAAGTGTTTGGCTGCAAAATCAGGATGAGAAATTTATTTATCCCGCCGATTAAACTTAAGGCCCCCCTGATGTCCTCTTCTGTCGTGGAATGGCAGACTACTATTTTTAAGAACACCTCTTTTTTGGATGCCACATCCAGGAAACGGCGATGGTAATGCCAGAAATCTTTTAATCCCGTGGAACTAGGCAATTTCAAATCCATAGCTACGATATCCACATAGTCTATAACGTCTTCTA comes from Candidatus Omnitrophota bacterium and encodes:
- the rph gene encoding ribonuclease PH → MVRLDGRGLDKIRKVQISRNFLKYAEGSCLIELGNTRVVCSASIEDSVPPFLKGSGTGWVTAEYGMLPRSCQTRIHRGKDSGRTYEIQRLVGRSLRAIIDMKPIGERTIWLDCDVIQGDGGTRTASITGSFIALADALHKLKKDGQLNKIPIKDFVAATSVGVVSGNALLDLNYEEDSKAEVDMNIVMTGKGEFIEIQGTAERKTFNKEQMDKLLGLAQKGIAELIDIQRNLLKDVV
- a CDS encoding fumarate hydratase encodes the protein MRIIPAHKIRDAVSELCIRANTVLRKDVLKQLKIASLKETNKRAKKILGAIMANAGLARRKRLAICQDTGLPVVFLEIGQEVKISGDLKSAVNRGVESGYKKGYLRNSIINNPLLRGKPGYSPVVIHTEIVRGKRLKITVLPKGFGCENKSQLKMFNPTVDINEIKGFILEAVKSAGPDACPPYIVGVGIGGTADYAMFLAKKALLRKPTTNDQRPTTKLEKDLLNNINKLNIGPMGLGGAATCLGVNIETYPTHIAGLPVAVNISCHALRSAPKTI
- a CDS encoding 7-carboxy-7-deazaguanine synthase QueE, translated to MRIKGKITEVFSSVQGEGLYFGEEQIFVRFFGCNLKCKFCDTQLDRFTEYEPQELLEELKLYHDNHRTISFTGGEPLLQKYFLKEMLKLTQKEGYSNYLETNGILYSALEDVIDYVDIVAMDLKLPSSTGLKDFWHYHRRFLDVASKKEVFLKIVVCHSTTEEDIRGALSLIGGINKFLILILQPNTYEDENSMRAKLDSFKSIASENDITSCIIPQLHARIGIK
- the queF gene encoding preQ(1) synthase, whose amino-acid sequence is MAKKTSSYEGRQKNIRRLKAPVIEVWENQYPDKLYTVCLEVPEFTCICPKTGLPDFANISIEYVPHKYCIELKSFKMYAIFYRNIGIFHEHVINRMLDDFVSACKPRWVKIKGVFNPRGGITTSIIREYKKE
- a CDS encoding FumA C-terminus/TtdB family hydratase beta subunit; this encodes MKKINTPLTREKIKELKRGEEVLLSGIIYTARDQAHKRLIQEKRPLPGLKDAVIYYCGPTPAVKGKVIGSCGPTTSSRMDEFTPALLKKGVSAMIGKGRRSGEVIQAIKKYGAVYFLTYAGCGALLSKYIKKSTVVAYKDLGPEAIYKLEVKDFPLIVGIDATGKSLYKV